The following coding sequences are from one Triticum dicoccoides isolate Atlit2015 ecotype Zavitan chromosome 4A, WEW_v2.0, whole genome shotgun sequence window:
- the LOC119284264 gene encoding probable glutathione S-transferase GSTU6, translating to MAGTQEQGLKLLGAASGVSPYVIRAQMALGIKGLTYDYLPEDTRCKSDLLLASNPIHKKLPVLIHGGMPVYESLIILEYLDGAFPENGASILPADPYRRVVARFWAAYVDNKLFPSCIGILKTGKPQERADKVEETLSALGLLEAALAECSKEGDAEAPFFGGGSLGLLDIALGCYLPWIEAIGCLAGMPPFLDAARTPKLAAWAKRFTATEPVRGLLPEADKVVEYISTILYPKWKAALTASPTN from the exons ATGGCCGGCACTCAAGAGCAAGGGCTGAAGCTGCTGGGGGCGGCGTCCGGGGTGAGCCCATATGTGATCCGCGCCCAGATGGCGCTCGGCATCAAGGGGCTGACCTACGACTACCTCCCCGAGGACACCCGGTGCAAGAGCGACCTGCTCCTCGCATCCAATCCCATACACAAGAAGCTGCCAGTCCTCATTCACGGCGGCATGCCCGTCTACGAGTCACTGATCATCTTGGAGTACCTCGACGGCGCCTTCCCCGAAAATGGCGCCTCCATCCTCCCTGCCGACCCCTACCGCCGTGTTGTCGCCCGTTTCTGGGCCGCCTACGTGGATAACAAG ctgttcCCTTCGTGCATCGGCATCCTCAAGACAGGGAAGCCACAGGAAAGAGCCGATAAGGTGGAGGAGACCTTGTCGGCACTTGGGCTCCTAGAGGCTGCCCTGGCGGAATGCTCCAAGGAAGGGGACGCGGAGGCGCCGTTCTTTGGTGGTGGCTCTCTCGGGCTGCTTGACATTGCGCTCGGGTGCTATCTTCCCTGGATCGAAGCGATAGGCTGCCTTGCCGGCATGCCTCCATTTCTCGACGCAGCGAGGACACCAAAGTTGGCCGCATGGGCGAAGCGGTTCACGGCCACCGAGCCGGTCAGGGGGCTGCTGCCTGAGGCGGACAAGGTGGTGGAGTACATCTCAACGATTCTTTATCCAAAGTGGAAGGCCGCGCTCACTGCATCGCCAACTAATTAG
- the LOC119284263 gene encoding probable glutathione S-transferase GSTU6: MAGAQEQGLKLLGAASGVSPYVIRAQMVLGIKGLTYDYLPEDPRCKSDLLLASNPVHKKLPVLIHGGRPVCESLIILEYLDDAFPENGAAILPADPYRRVAARFWAAYVDNKLFPSCIGILKTGKLQERADKVEETLSALGLLEAALAECSKEGGAEAPFFGGGSLGLLDIALGCYLPWIEAIGCLAGMPPFLDAARTPKLAAWADWFRAAEPVRALLPAADKVEEYISTVLYPKWKAALTASATN; encoded by the exons ATGGCCGGCGCTCAAGAGCAAGGGCTGAAGCTGCTGGGGGCGGCGTCCGGGGTGAGCCCGTACGTGATCCGCGCCCAGATGGTGCTCGGCATCAAGGGGCTGACCTACGACTACCTCCCCGAGGACCCCCGGTGCAAGAGCGACCTGCTCCTCGCATCCAATCCCGTGCACAAGAAGCTGCCTGTCCTCATCCATGGCGGCAGGCCTGTCTGCGAGTCGCTGATCATCTTGGAGTACCTCGACGACGCCTTCCCCGAAAATGGCGCCGCCATCCTCCCTGCCGACCCCTACCGCCGTGTTGCCGCCCGTTTCTGGGCCGCCTACGTGGATAACAAG CTGTTCCCTTCGTGCATCGGCATCCTCAAGACAGGGAAGCTGCAGGAAAGAGCCGACAAGGTGGAGGAGACCTTGTCAGCACTCGGGCTCCTAGAGGCCGCCCTGGCGGAATGCTCCAAGGAAGGGGGCGCGGAGGCGCCGTTCTTTGGCGGTGGCTCTCTCGGGCTGCTTGACATTGCACTCGGGTGCTATCTTCCCTGGATCGAAGCGATAGGCTGCCTTGCTGGCATGCCGCCATTTCTCGACGCAGCGAGGACACCAAAGTTGGCCGCATGGGCGGACTGGTTCAGGGCCGCCGAGCCGGTAAGGGCGCTGCTGCCTGCGGCGGACAAGGTGGAGGAGTACATCTCAACGGTTCTTTATCCAAAGTGGAAGGCCGCGCTCACTGCGTCGGCAACTAATTAG